One genomic segment of Streptococcus salivarius includes these proteins:
- a CDS encoding protein-ADP-ribose hydrolase, giving the protein MASRLEYLIDVLKSEQGLTELEIPEKVEEQEVLYRALQNVRYPAPVTADFLYQQDRYLQEKLLEKGVVDLKDLTPIRPNLYLWQGDITRLAVDAIVNAVNSKLLGCFVPNHSCIDNAIHTAAGVELRLACQELMQEQGEDETTGQAKMTKAYNLPSRYVLHTVGPIIYDEVTDLERRQLASSYEECLNLAYEKGLRSLAFCCISTGEFRFPNEEAAKIAIETVLQFQKEHPDMVVIFNVFKDIDYTIYQALLKK; this is encoded by the coding sequence ATGGCTAGTAGACTAGAATATTTGATTGATGTTTTAAAAAGCGAGCAAGGATTGACAGAACTAGAGATTCCTGAAAAGGTAGAGGAGCAAGAAGTGTTATATCGGGCTCTTCAAAATGTCCGCTATCCAGCACCGGTGACAGCCGACTTTCTCTACCAACAAGACCGTTATTTACAAGAAAAACTATTAGAAAAAGGAGTTGTAGACTTAAAAGACTTGACTCCGATTCGACCCAATCTCTACCTGTGGCAAGGTGATATCACTCGTCTGGCGGTCGATGCCATTGTCAATGCGGTCAACAGTAAGCTTTTAGGCTGTTTTGTACCTAATCATTCTTGTATTGACAATGCCATTCACACAGCTGCGGGGGTTGAACTACGTTTAGCCTGTCAGGAGCTCATGCAGGAGCAAGGAGAGGATGAAACTACGGGTCAGGCAAAGATGACCAAGGCCTATAACCTACCTTCCCGCTATGTCCTTCACACGGTTGGGCCTATTATCTATGACGAAGTGACAGATTTGGAAAGACGGCAGTTAGCCTCTTCGTACGAAGAGTGTTTGAACTTAGCTTATGAAAAAGGTCTGAGAAGCTTGGCCTTTTGTTGTATCTCAACAGGAGAATTTCGTTTTCCAAATGAAGAGGCAGCTAAGATTGCGATAGAGACGGTTCTACAGTTCCAGAAAGAACACCCTGATATGGTAGTTATATTCAATGTTTTTAAAGATATTGATTATACGATTTATCAAGCATTATTAAAAAAATAA
- a CDS encoding MarR family winged helix-turn-helix transcriptional regulator: MDKMLGGYQALQIRLLNGRIFQKLLSKEPEAQYRSEQGKILTVLWQKEDGRATATDIALASGLANNTLTSMIKKLVDQGLVTIEQSDQDKRKKFVVLTELGWAQKEIGDRVSKELGEIFYQGFSNQEIREFEAYQERIITNLKAKENDM, translated from the coding sequence ATGGACAAGATGTTAGGGGGCTACCAAGCTCTACAGATTCGATTGTTAAACGGGCGTATTTTTCAAAAACTCTTGAGCAAAGAACCAGAAGCTCAATATAGAAGTGAACAAGGAAAAATTTTAACAGTGCTTTGGCAAAAAGAAGATGGTCGAGCAACTGCGACAGATATCGCCCTTGCTTCAGGACTAGCCAACAATACCTTGACTAGCATGATTAAGAAATTAGTTGACCAGGGCTTGGTTACGATTGAACAGAGTGACCAGGACAAGCGCAAGAAGTTTGTCGTTTTGACCGAACTTGGTTGGGCGCAAAAAGAAATTGGAGACCGTGTCAGCAAAGAACTAGGAGAGATTTTCTACCAAGGCTTTTCAAATCAAGAAATCCGAGAATTTGAAGCCTATCAAGAGCGTATTATCACAAATCTAAAAGCTAAAGAAAATGATATGTAG
- a CDS encoding ABC transporter ATP-binding protein: MIEYKHVALRYTEKDILKDVNLRIENGEFMVLVGPSGSGKTTMIKMINRLLEPTDGNIYMDGKRIKDYDERELRLSTGYVLQAIALFPNLTVAENIALIPEMKAWSKEQIASKTEELLDKVGLPPAEYAKRMPSELSGGEQQRIGIVRAIIGEPKILLMDEPFSALDAISRKQLQELTKALHKEFGMTTIFVTHDTDEAIKLGDRIAVLQDGEIRQVAEPETILEAPATDFVANLFGGSLHV, translated from the coding sequence ATGATTGAATACAAACATGTAGCCTTGCGCTACACGGAAAAGGACATTTTAAAAGATGTCAATCTCCGTATTGAAAATGGAGAATTTATGGTTCTTGTGGGACCTTCAGGATCTGGTAAGACCACCATGATAAAGATGATTAACCGTCTTTTGGAGCCGACAGATGGCAATATCTATATGGATGGGAAACGCATCAAGGACTATGATGAACGGGAGTTACGTCTAAGTACCGGCTATGTCCTCCAAGCTATTGCCCTATTTCCTAACTTGACAGTTGCCGAAAATATTGCTCTCATTCCTGAGATGAAGGCCTGGAGCAAGGAGCAAATTGCTTCTAAAACAGAAGAACTCTTGGATAAGGTTGGCCTACCTCCTGCAGAGTATGCAAAGCGCATGCCTAGTGAATTATCTGGTGGAGAGCAACAACGGATTGGCATTGTCCGAGCTATCATTGGGGAACCCAAAATTCTATTGATGGACGAACCCTTTTCAGCCTTGGATGCCATCTCTCGCAAGCAGTTGCAAGAATTGACCAAGGCCTTACATAAAGAATTCGGCATGACGACCATCTTCGTAACCCATGATACGGATGAGGCCATAAAATTAGGGGATCGAATTGCAGTTTTGCAGGATGGAGAAATTCGTCAGGTCGCAGAACCTGAAACAATTTTAGAAGCGCCTGCGACAGACTTTGTAGCAAACTTGTTTGGAGGTAGCCTTCATGTCTAA
- a CDS encoding endonuclease III domain-containing protein, giving the protein MIKQKEIQETLLRLCKHYGEQNWWQSDNKIEDLVSTILIQRTTEKNAKLALAGLMDVMTVEGILALPLEELQERIRPAGFFKQKSQTIRGLLIWLREVGGFEVLARIETEDLRKQLLGLKGIGPETADALLLYLFDRPVFISDEYARRLFRRLGFGNFDTYNDMHAVYSDVLEGLTLKQCQEIHAVIDEHGKAFSKSKGQLDESWLR; this is encoded by the coding sequence ATGATTAAGCAAAAAGAAATACAAGAAACTCTTTTGCGACTCTGCAAGCACTATGGAGAACAAAATTGGTGGCAATCGGATAACAAGATTGAAGATTTGGTATCGACCATTCTGATCCAGCGAACAACAGAGAAGAATGCTAAGTTGGCTTTAGCTGGTCTAATGGATGTCATGACAGTAGAAGGTATTCTGGCTTTACCGCTAGAAGAGTTACAGGAACGTATTCGGCCTGCCGGATTTTTTAAGCAAAAGTCTCAAACGATTAGGGGACTTCTGATCTGGTTAAGAGAAGTTGGTGGTTTTGAGGTTCTTGCCAGGATTGAAACAGAAGATTTACGAAAGCAACTGTTGGGGTTAAAAGGGATTGGACCAGAGACTGCAGATGCACTTTTACTTTATCTTTTTGATCGTCCCGTTTTTATTTCGGATGAATATGCGAGAAGACTATTTCGACGCTTAGGATTTGGAAACTTTGATACTTATAATGACATGCATGCTGTTTATAGTGATGTGTTGGAAGGCCTCACTCTCAAACAATGCCAGGAGATTCATGCAGTCATTGACGAACATGGGAAAGCTTTTAGCAAAAGTAAAGGCCAGTTAGACGAAAGTTGGTTACGATAA
- a CDS encoding TetR/AcrR family transcriptional regulator, which yields MQQRQTTTKSDIKEAFIQLLATKSLEDITISQLTKKAGVNRSTFYLHYLDKQDFLEQLKEETITTVRMILRKETFYPKEALEAILSYFQENSAFFAEIAKNPSFRFADNIRSFILGMIESTPRSRPVIVAAYQMPERYAITMYVSGLTGLIVDWIINGTQESPQQLTKIILGSPGMEWFKG from the coding sequence ATGCAACAGAGACAAACGACAACTAAGTCAGATATTAAAGAAGCCTTCATTCAGCTTTTGGCTACAAAAAGTTTAGAGGATATAACGATTAGTCAGTTAACTAAAAAAGCGGGTGTTAACCGCTCGACATTTTATCTGCACTATCTAGATAAACAGGATTTTTTAGAGCAATTAAAAGAAGAAACCATAACGACGGTTCGTATGATTTTGAGGAAAGAAACCTTTTATCCCAAAGAAGCCTTAGAAGCCATCTTGTCTTATTTCCAAGAGAACAGTGCTTTTTTTGCTGAAATTGCAAAAAATCCAAGCTTTCGTTTTGCAGACAACATTCGTTCTTTTATCTTGGGGATGATTGAGTCTACGCCACGTTCTCGACCAGTCATTGTGGCAGCTTATCAAATGCCAGAGCGCTATGCTATTACCATGTATGTTTCTGGTTTGACAGGACTTATTGTCGATTGGATTATCAATGGGACTCAAGAAAGCCCCCAACAATTGACCAAGATTATACTAGGTTCTCCAGGAATGGAGTGGTTTAAGGGGTAA
- a CDS encoding PhzF family phenazine biosynthesis protein has protein sequence MNHYTIQQFIVDAFTDTVFKGNPAAVCLLDKWLSDDTLQNIAKENNLSETAFTVKNGDHYELRWFTPGGEIDLCGHATLATAFVLFRFFEKDAESLTFATQSGELLVTQKDEYYELNFPVYSMHQVAVTSEMEEAIGVRPLEAWLGRDLVCILPHENDVIDAKPYFEKVKALDGLLLNITAKGSKYDTVTRSFAPKLSVKEDPVCGSGHCHVIPLWANKLAQAEFRAYQASERSGLLFCRLAGDRIYLAGKAALYSRGEIYVMD, from the coding sequence ATGAATCACTATACCATCCAACAATTTATCGTCGATGCTTTTACAGATACTGTTTTCAAAGGGAACCCGGCGGCTGTTTGTCTTTTAGACAAATGGTTGTCAGATGATACCTTACAGAATATCGCTAAAGAAAATAATCTTTCAGAGACAGCTTTTACGGTTAAAAATGGTGACCACTACGAATTACGTTGGTTTACTCCCGGTGGAGAAATCGATTTGTGCGGCCATGCAACCTTGGCAACGGCTTTTGTTCTTTTTAGATTTTTTGAAAAGGATGCTGAAAGTCTAACTTTTGCAACACAGAGTGGGGAACTTTTAGTTACCCAAAAAGATGAGTACTATGAGCTCAATTTCCCAGTATACTCCATGCACCAGGTTGCAGTCACAAGTGAGATGGAAGAAGCAATCGGAGTGCGTCCGCTTGAAGCGTGGCTGGGAAGAGACCTAGTCTGTATCTTACCCCATGAAAATGATGTTATTGATGCGAAACCATATTTTGAAAAAGTAAAAGCTTTAGATGGGCTCCTCCTGAATATCACTGCCAAAGGAAGCAAGTATGATACTGTGACACGAAGTTTCGCTCCAAAATTATCAGTCAAGGAAGATCCAGTCTGTGGCTCAGGACACTGTCATGTCATTCCTTTGTGGGCTAATAAGTTGGCACAAGCTGAATTTAGGGCTTACCAAGCCTCTGAAAGGAGTGGACTGCTCTTTTGTCGTCTAGCAGGAGATAGGATTTACCTGGCAGGTAAAGCTGCCCTTTATAGTCGTGGTGAAATTTATGTCATGGACTAA
- a CDS encoding SDR family oxidoreductase codes for MIGITGVTGKLGSYVADLVNQQGISSIHLARSPERAKVYASAEIRKMVYANTPEVVEALKGIDVLLMVSARENPERVEEHKIFLDAAKLAGVQHIVYTSFYGADEKATFTLSRDHAQTEAYIKKLGFTYTFLRDNFYLDFFIDIALENGEIRGPAGRGLVSAVARKDTSTVVAEILLNPKEWENQTLNLTGPEDLSMQDIVALLSKETGKAIAYVDESVEEAYESRKKWPAQTWEYDAWVSTYTAIKVGEQAGVSTDIEKVLGHPASSLLDILRDRKLIEEKYD; via the coding sequence ATGATTGGAATAACAGGTGTAACAGGGAAATTAGGCTCTTATGTGGCTGATCTTGTCAATCAGCAAGGAATTTCTTCTATCCATCTGGCAAGAAGCCCAGAGCGTGCAAAAGTCTACGCGTCAGCGGAAATTCGTAAGATGGTGTATGCCAATACTCCAGAGGTGGTTGAGGCCTTAAAGGGAATCGATGTCTTATTGATGGTCTCTGCTCGGGAAAATCCAGAGCGTGTTGAGGAACACAAGATTTTTTTAGATGCCGCAAAGCTTGCTGGAGTGCAGCATATTGTCTATACCTCCTTTTACGGAGCAGATGAAAAAGCAACCTTTACCTTGTCTCGAGATCATGCCCAGACGGAAGCCTATATCAAGAAGTTAGGATTCACCTATACATTTTTGAGAGATAATTTTTACTTGGACTTCTTTATTGATATTGCTCTTGAAAATGGAGAAATTCGTGGTCCGGCTGGCAGGGGCCTTGTGTCAGCTGTTGCCCGTAAGGACACATCTACGGTTGTCGCAGAAATTCTTTTAAATCCTAAGGAGTGGGAAAATCAAACCTTGAATTTGACAGGGCCAGAGGATCTTTCTATGCAAGATATCGTAGCGCTTCTCTCAAAGGAGACCGGTAAGGCCATCGCGTATGTAGATGAATCAGTAGAAGAAGCCTATGAGTCACGAAAAAAATGGCCAGCACAAACTTGGGAGTACGATGCCTGGGTCAGCACCTATACAGCTATCAAAGTTGGGGAACAAGCTGGGGTTTCAACAGATATCGAAAAAGTCCTAGGGCATCCAGCAAGTAGCTTATTGGATATTCTTAGAGACAGAAAACTTATTGAGGAAAAATATGATTGA
- a CDS encoding energy-coupling factor transporter transmembrane component T — MTDQTLISGAPRVKLKWYQVIDPITKLLFILDMTLLSFASMNLLLQAGLILGATLLLLFSKLSSTIFKALGFSLFLICTMLIIQGLFYSRNQTVLFSVLGVSFYKEGLIYATTLGCRVLVIILTSGFFMVTTSISENAAYLELSGLSYKTVYVLMSVCYILPEMMRNMRKIQQAQKVRGTNPQKTLIQKLKSVLPVLIPLVIKTLDQSMARSISLQLRGFDNPNRTVRTSQRVYRLSRTLHIGLTGLAILLIGWKIWKKINGL, encoded by the coding sequence ATGACTGATCAAACATTGATTTCTGGAGCGCCACGGGTCAAGCTCAAGTGGTACCAGGTGATCGATCCGATTACTAAGCTCTTGTTCATCTTGGACATGACGTTGTTGAGCTTTGCCAGTATGAATTTATTGCTTCAGGCCGGATTAATTCTTGGCGCAACATTGCTATTGTTATTTTCCAAATTGAGTTCTACCATCTTTAAGGCGCTGGGATTCAGCCTGTTTCTGATTTGCACCATGCTGATCATCCAAGGGTTATTTTACAGTCGGAATCAAACTGTGCTGTTTTCTGTGCTTGGGGTGTCGTTCTACAAAGAAGGCCTGATTTACGCCACCACTCTGGGTTGTCGAGTATTGGTGATTATTTTGACCAGTGGCTTTTTTATGGTGACCACGAGTATTTCAGAAAACGCGGCCTATTTGGAACTGTCCGGATTGTCTTATAAAACCGTCTACGTTCTGATGTCGGTGTGTTATATTTTGCCGGAAATGATGCGCAATATGCGGAAAATCCAGCAGGCACAAAAAGTTCGCGGAACCAATCCGCAAAAAACGTTGATTCAGAAATTAAAGTCAGTCCTGCCGGTTCTAATTCCATTGGTGATTAAGACCTTGGATCAATCGATGGCGCGGTCGATTTCGCTCCAACTGAGAGGTTTTGATAATCCCAACCGGACTGTCAGAACCTCCCAGCGCGTGTATCGCCTGTCGCGGACGCTGCACATTGGTCTGACTGGATTGGCAATTTTATTGATTGGGTGGAAGATATGGAAGAAGATAAACGGATTGTAA
- a CDS encoding FtsX-like permease family protein has translation MNRKTYWKDVRKSFSSSKGRVVSIASLIALGSFALVGLKVTTPDMQHTGTSYFTKHQTADLTVTGSYGLNQSDQDLLNQVSSEANIEYGYFKDVVLKDSTDAFRLFSKPKDISTYEVVKGKLPSKQGEIALSSVYQDKYKIGDKISFSEKEGDNGKDVLKEHTFTITGFVQSSEILSSVDLGSSTAGSGELKGYAVVPESSFDSDVYMIARLAYKDVHSANPYTQDYTDKVSKHEDELEKLLKNQPANRLKELKADPQAEIDQQTSQLQTAETELNKKLEQAKASGQDKNPLVQGQLTQAQDEIAEKKEQIKEAQEKIDSIAEPSYDVYTRREAPWSEGYVSYETNASVFQNLSNIFPVILYFIAALVTFVTMGRFVEEERIKAGTFKALGYQNKDIIRKFIIYGFVTSMIGTAIGVAAGHILLPTIIYNSYKERILLAPIELHFYPFKTLLAIVLGLLSTVLPAFMVAKRELGEKPAQLLLPKPPTSGSKILLERITPLWNRMNFTQKVTARNIFRYKQRMFMTIFGVCGSIALLFAGLGIRSSIGDLNTRQFPNIIRYDMIVANKDHLDGQEKENIQKLINDSKVKEHLSIHYEMLSKEAGSNNDHQDITTLVVKDKDQETLQHYIKLNNRETGQKVELTDKGIIISEKLADLAGVSVGDELTVQNSQDKDIKLKVAGISEMYMGHFIFMNETTYRNAFGKEASQNATILTLKNHSDKNVEQTASQFMELDGVKGVVQNTTLKAQIKTIVNSLSRVMAVLIGISVLLALVVLFNLTNINVAERIRELSTIKVLGFFDKEVTFYIYRETIYLSIIGILVGFGLGLGLHQYMVEVIPPENIMFNPSLGWLIYAIPTLVVIIILTGLGIFVNQHLKKVNMLEALKSVE, from the coding sequence ATGAATCGTAAAACTTATTGGAAGGACGTGAGAAAGTCTTTCTCTAGTTCTAAAGGACGGGTGGTTTCTATTGCTTCACTCATAGCCTTGGGTTCTTTCGCTCTTGTGGGTCTAAAGGTGACGACACCTGATATGCAACACACGGGAACAAGCTATTTCACTAAACACCAAACTGCTGACCTCACAGTTACTGGTAGCTATGGACTTAACCAGTCGGATCAAGACCTCCTAAATCAAGTCTCATCAGAGGCAAACATTGAGTACGGTTACTTTAAAGATGTCGTTCTGAAAGACTCCACTGATGCCTTTCGACTATTTTCAAAACCAAAAGATATCTCAACTTATGAGGTTGTAAAAGGAAAACTTCCAAGTAAGCAAGGTGAAATTGCTCTTTCTTCAGTCTATCAAGACAAATATAAGATTGGTGACAAGATCTCGTTTTCTGAAAAAGAGGGTGACAATGGTAAGGATGTCTTAAAAGAACACACCTTTACCATCACTGGCTTTGTTCAGTCATCTGAAATCTTATCAAGTGTTGATCTCGGTTCATCGACAGCTGGTAGTGGGGAACTCAAAGGTTATGCGGTTGTCCCTGAATCTAGTTTTGATTCCGACGTCTACATGATTGCACGCTTAGCTTACAAAGACGTCCATAGTGCTAACCCCTATACTCAGGATTACACTGACAAGGTTTCCAAACACGAGGATGAGCTCGAAAAATTATTAAAAAATCAACCTGCTAATCGTTTGAAGGAATTAAAAGCTGATCCACAGGCTGAGATTGACCAACAAACAAGTCAACTTCAAACGGCAGAGACTGAACTTAACAAGAAACTAGAACAAGCGAAAGCGAGCGGTCAGGATAAGAATCCTCTTGTCCAGGGACAATTGACACAAGCACAAGATGAAATCGCTGAAAAGAAGGAGCAAATAAAGGAAGCTCAAGAAAAAATCGATAGCATTGCTGAACCAAGCTACGATGTCTACACACGTCGTGAAGCTCCTTGGTCAGAAGGGTACGTTTCCTACGAGACCAACGCTTCTGTTTTTCAGAACCTCAGTAATATCTTCCCTGTTATCCTCTACTTTATTGCTGCCTTGGTTACCTTTGTAACAATGGGACGCTTCGTCGAGGAAGAACGGATTAAGGCAGGAACATTCAAAGCTCTCGGTTACCAAAATAAGGACATCATCCGTAAGTTTATCATTTATGGATTTGTGACGAGCATGATTGGTACTGCTATTGGGGTTGCTGCTGGACATATTCTCCTTCCAACTATCATATACAATAGTTATAAAGAGCGAATCCTCCTCGCACCAATTGAGTTACACTTTTATCCATTTAAGACTCTTCTAGCTATTGTGCTTGGTCTTTTGTCCACAGTTCTTCCTGCTTTCATGGTAGCCAAGCGCGAATTAGGAGAAAAGCCAGCCCAACTTCTTCTTCCAAAACCTCCAACATCTGGTTCTAAGATTCTTTTGGAGCGCATCACTCCACTTTGGAACCGGATGAACTTTACACAAAAAGTCACTGCCCGTAATATTTTCCGCTACAAGCAACGAATGTTCATGACTATTTTTGGTGTCTGCGGTTCCATCGCACTTCTCTTTGCTGGACTCGGTATTCGTTCTTCTATTGGAGACCTTAACACACGCCAATTCCCTAACATCATTCGCTACGATATGATTGTCGCAAACAAGGATCATCTGGATGGGCAGGAAAAGGAAAACATTCAAAAATTAATTAACGATAGCAAGGTCAAGGAGCATCTTTCTATTCATTACGAAATGCTTTCAAAAGAGGCAGGAAGTAATAACGATCATCAAGATATCACAACCCTTGTGGTCAAAGACAAGGATCAAGAAACTCTACAACATTACATCAAGCTTAATAATCGTGAAACTGGTCAAAAAGTCGAATTGACCGACAAAGGGATTATTATTTCTGAGAAATTGGCAGACTTAGCTGGCGTTTCTGTAGGGGATGAGTTAACCGTTCAAAATAGTCAAGACAAGGATATCAAACTCAAAGTTGCTGGTATTTCTGAAATGTATATGGGCCACTTCATCTTTATGAATGAAACTACTTACAGAAATGCTTTTGGTAAAGAGGCGAGCCAGAATGCTACTATTCTGACACTGAAGAATCACTCAGACAAAAACGTTGAGCAAACAGCTAGTCAATTTATGGAGCTTGATGGTGTCAAAGGGGTTGTTCAAAATACTACTCTAAAGGCACAAATCAAGACCATCGTCAACTCCCTTAGCCGTGTTATGGCAGTATTGATTGGGATTTCTGTTCTTCTAGCTTTAGTTGTTCTCTTTAATTTGACAAATATCAATGTGGCAGAACGTATCCGTGAGTTATCAACCATTAAGGTTCTAGGCTTCTTTGACAAAGAAGTGACATTCTACATCTATCGAGAAACCATTTATCTCTCTATCATTGGTATCTTGGTTGGATTCGGACTTGGTTTGGGATTGCATCAATACATGGTAGAGGTTATCCCTCCTGAAAATATCATGTTCAATCCAAGCCTGGGCTGGCTCATCTATGCCATTCCGACACTTGTAGTTATTATCATTCTGACAGGTCTCGGTATCTTTGTGAACCAACACCTTAAGAAAGTCAATATGCTCGAAGCCCTAAAATCTGTTGAGTAA
- a CDS encoding ABC transporter ATP-binding protein has product MAYIEMKHSYKRYKTGDVEIIANNDITFEIEKGELVIILGSSGAGKSTVLNILGGMDTNDEGKVIIDGKDISNYNAKQLTAYRRDDVGFVFQFYNLVSNLTAKENVELASEIVADAKDAEQTLIDVGLGKRINNFPAQLSGGEQQRVAIARAVAKNPKILLCDEPTGALDYNTGKQVLKILQDKARNEGATVIIVTHNGALAPIADRVIHMHDARVQSIELNAHPQDIDSLEY; this is encoded by the coding sequence ATGGCGTATATTGAAATGAAACATAGTTACAAACGGTATAAAACAGGTGATGTGGAAATCATCGCAAACAATGATATCACTTTCGAAATTGAAAAAGGGGAGTTAGTGATTATACTCGGTTCTTCTGGGGCAGGAAAATCAACTGTTCTCAATATTCTTGGTGGTATGGATACCAATGATGAAGGAAAGGTCATCATCGATGGAAAAGACATCTCCAATTATAATGCGAAACAATTAACAGCTTATCGCAGAGACGATGTCGGATTCGTCTTTCAATTCTATAACTTGGTCTCAAACTTAACGGCCAAAGAAAATGTAGAGTTGGCTTCTGAAATTGTCGCGGATGCTAAAGATGCGGAACAAACTTTGATTGATGTTGGTCTAGGAAAACGCATCAACAACTTCCCTGCACAATTGTCTGGTGGGGAACAACAACGAGTAGCTATTGCTCGCGCCGTAGCAAAAAATCCTAAAATTCTCCTATGTGACGAACCTACAGGAGCCCTGGATTACAATACTGGAAAACAGGTCTTGAAGATTCTCCAAGATAAGGCTCGCAATGAAGGAGCTACTGTTATCATTGTCACTCACAACGGGGCGCTTGCCCCGATTGCTGATCGTGTGATTCATATGCATGATGCGCGTGTTCAAAGTATTGAACTCAATGCCCATCCACAAGATATTGATAGCCTCGAGTACTAG
- a CDS encoding ABC transporter permease/substrate-binding protein produces the protein MSNLISTFQERFGDWLTALGQHLQLSLLTLIIAIFLSIPLAIYLSTRERASNWVLQLAGVFQTIPSMALLGLFIPIMGIGTLPALTALVIYAIFPILQNTITGLRGLDPSLEEAGIAFGMTKWERLKKFEIPLAMPVVMSGVRTSAVMIIGTATLAALIGAGGLGSFILLGIDRRNYSLILIGAISSALLAILFNIVLKWMEKAKLRTIFAAFAIMVLGLGASYAPSMMPQKEKENLVIAGKLGPEPEILMNMYKLLIEENSDMTVTVKPNFGKTDFLYQALKKGDIDIYPEFTGTITSSLLQPAPKVSNDSKEVFEVASDGIKKQDNLALLKPMAYQNTYAIAVPKSIAKEYNLKTISDLKKVQDKLKAGFTLEFNDREDGNKGLQSVYGLNLNVATMEPALRYEAIQQGNIQITDAYSTDPEIAQYDLVVLEDDQHLFPPYQGAPLMKEALLKKHPELEGILNKLAGKITESQMSQMNYQVGVEGKPAAKVAREFLVKQGLLKK, from the coding sequence ATGTCTAATTTGATTTCAACATTTCAAGAACGTTTTGGGGACTGGTTAACGGCCCTCGGACAGCACTTACAATTGTCTCTTTTGACCTTAATTATTGCAATTTTCCTCTCAATTCCTTTGGCCATTTATCTTAGCACGCGCGAACGTGCGAGTAACTGGGTCTTGCAACTCGCTGGTGTCTTTCAAACCATCCCTTCCATGGCCCTTCTGGGACTCTTTATCCCTATTATGGGAATTGGAACGCTTCCAGCTTTAACAGCTCTAGTCATTTATGCGATATTCCCAATTTTGCAAAATACTATTACAGGATTGCGTGGGCTTGACCCTAGTTTGGAAGAAGCTGGGATCGCCTTTGGGATGACCAAGTGGGAGCGACTCAAGAAGTTTGAAATTCCACTGGCTATGCCTGTGGTAATGTCAGGGGTAAGGACTTCTGCGGTAATGATTATAGGGACTGCGACCTTGGCAGCCTTGATTGGGGCTGGAGGACTTGGTTCCTTTATCCTTCTAGGTATTGATCGAAGAAATTATAGCTTGATTCTGATTGGGGCCATTTCCTCAGCACTTCTTGCTATTTTATTCAATATTGTTCTAAAATGGATGGAAAAGGCCAAGTTACGCACGATTTTTGCAGCTTTCGCTATTATGGTCCTTGGTTTGGGAGCAAGCTACGCACCAAGCATGATGCCTCAGAAAGAGAAAGAAAATCTAGTCATAGCTGGTAAATTGGGACCTGAGCCAGAAATTCTCATGAATATGTACAAGCTTCTCATTGAGGAAAATAGTGACATGACGGTGACGGTTAAGCCTAACTTTGGGAAGACAGATTTCCTTTATCAAGCGCTTAAAAAGGGTGATATCGATATCTATCCAGAATTTACAGGGACCATTACAAGCTCTCTCTTGCAGCCAGCTCCTAAAGTCAGCAACGACTCCAAAGAAGTTTTCGAGGTTGCGAGTGATGGGATAAAGAAACAAGATAATCTAGCTTTGCTCAAACCCATGGCTTATCAAAACACCTATGCGATTGCTGTTCCGAAAAGTATTGCTAAAGAGTATAATCTGAAGACGATTTCTGATCTCAAGAAAGTTCAGGACAAGCTTAAAGCTGGTTTCACGTTGGAATTTAACGACCGTGAAGACGGAAACAAAGGGCTTCAATCAGTTTATGGACTAAATCTTAATGTAGCTACCATGGAGCCGGCACTTCGCTATGAGGCAATCCAACAAGGCAATATCCAAATAACAGATGCTTATTCAACAGACCCAGAAATTGCTCAATATGATTTAGTTGTTCTAGAGGATGACCAACACCTCTTCCCACCTTACCAAGGAGCACCCCTCATGAAAGAAGCTCTTCTTAAGAAACATCCAGAATTGGAAGGCATTCTGAACAAGTTGGCCGGCAAAATCACAGAGAGCCAAATGAGTCAGATGAACTACCAAGTGGGAGTAGAAGGAAAACCTGCTGCTAAAGTCGCACGTGAGTTTTTGGTAAAACAAGGACTATTGAAGAAATGA